A single Biomphalaria glabrata chromosome 2, xgBioGlab47.1, whole genome shotgun sequence DNA region contains:
- the LOC106057559 gene encoding rho GTPase-activating protein 25-like, translating to MTYYPKDKPLRGWLKRKGGRMNSWSRRWCILSDKFLFFYLKEDDKKHSDCISLEDQTITEPGPDPNSVEPRRYQFDIVCGQNEISLCADSEELKKVWTRALKKALYANKGGALFSQSLEEILMYERRENRIIPYIVDECVEFLYKYGLEAEGIFRLPGRQSAIKEIILRFDKGEKIKLEDENVDVHVVASVLKTFLRDLPDSIIPCRFFQKFMNIAMKFMEATDYETRDKCVSELAEGMKSIPKDNYIILKYVCRFLREVGLREPINKMSMMSIGTVFGYNLIRHIDKENSHLLMCTADLGQNLVFMLLEYFPIIFKLEYSDKGEVGNVVPTEDLLRMSRHIDAQLLSPNNVIPKALKELEGVDFSLASPVTPDSCKSSMISLNIQEESTAVTSRNVFFNSSSDLLEIKRTLHLSLSDSSETGNSQISPVSPSNDPPVPPKRKSRLQRNRFASEKVKPSGAYQLVNDISLTVQGTRGTILPPDSSEEKVSEQEVITSNSKGSLAVMNRGFSDDTASHEANGNGKLGPSHSDLRLQVSVLKEELSIQRDKSKKQVNALKDQLVVMKERYEHRIDTMQNEYNCHQMELETNLEAQRQACAAAIAENMKLKERLHLYEMKYGVL from the exons ATGACTTACTACCCCAAAGATAAGCCTTTGCGAGGATGGCTGAAGCGTAAGGGAGGACGAATGAATTCATGGTCTCGACGATGGTGCATTTTGTCagacaaatttctttttttttacctgaaagAAGATGACAAGAAGCACTCAGACTGCATCTCTCTAGAAGATCAGACAATAACTGAACCTGGACCAGACCCTAATTCTGTAGAACCTAGACGCTACCAGTTTGATATAGTTTGTG gTCAAAATGAAATATCATTATGTGCAGACAGTGAAGAATTGAAGAAGGTATGGACTCGTGCATTGAAAAAGGCACTTTATGCCAACAAAGGAGGAG CCTTGTTTAGTCAGTCATTAGAAGAAATTTTGATGTATGAGCGGCGTGAGAATCGGATCATTCCATACATTGTTGATGAATGTGTTGAGTTTCTTTACAAATATGGCCTTGAAGCAGAAGGAATATTTag gttaCCAGGTCGGCAGTCTGCAATTAAAGAAATTATTCTTCGTTTTGATAAGGGAGAGAAAATCAAGCTTGAGGATGAAAATGTTGATGTGCATGTTGTGGCATCAGTGCTCAAGACATTCTTGAGGGATCTGCCAGATTCCATTATTCCTTGCCGCTTCTTTCAAAAGTTTATGAATATAGCCATGAAATTTATGGAGGCAACTGATTATGAGACAAGAGATAAGTGTGTCTCTGAGCTGGCAGAGGGAATGAAAAGCATACCAAAAGATAACTATATTATACTCAAATATGTCTGTCGTTTTCTGAGAGAG GTTGGGTTACGTGAGCccataaacaaaatgtcaatgATGAGCATTGGAACAGTTTTTGGTTACAATCTTATTCGCCACATAGACAAGGAGAACTCACATCTTCTTATGTGTACAGCAGACCTGGGTCAGAATCTTGTCTTCATGCTTTTGGAGTATTTTCCCATT ATCTTTAAGCTTGAATACAGTGACAAAGGGGAAGTTGGGAATGTTGTCCCTACAGAGGATCTTCTTCGTATGTCACGTCACATTGATGCCCAGCTGCTCTCCCCAAACAATGTAATCCCTAAAGCTCTGAAAGAACTGGAAGGAGTGGATTTTTCTTTAGCAAGTCCAGTAACCCCTGATAGCTGTAAGAGCTCTATGATTTCTTTAAACATTCAAGAGGAAAGCACTGCTGTCACTTCTAGGAATGTCTTTTTTAACTCTTCATCAGACTTATTAGAGATTAAGCGAACCTTACATTTAAGCCTCTCTGATTCATCTGAGACAGGCAACAGTCAAATAAGCCCAGTCTCTCCTAGCAATGATCCCCCTGTTCCACCAAAGAGAAAATCCAGGTTACAGAGGAACAGATTTGCTAGTGAAAAAGTTAAACCAAGTGGGGCTTACCAGCTGGTTAATGATATTTCACTAACAGTTCAAGGCACCAGAGGCACAATTCTTCCACCAGATTCAAGTGAAGAAAAAGTGTCAGAACAAGAAGTAATAACTTCCAACTCTAAAGGCTCTTTGGCCGTAATGAACAGAGGATTTAGTGACGACACAGCATCCCATGAGGCCAACGGTAATGGTAAATTAGGTCCTAGTCATTCAGATCTGAGGCTGCAGGTCAGTGTCCTGAAAGAAGAGTTATCTATCCAGAGGGATAAGAGCAAGAAGCAGGTCAATGCTCTGAAAGACCAACTTGTGGTCATGAAGGAGAGATATGAGCATAGGATTGATACCATGCAGAATGAGTATAACTGTCATCAGATGGAGTTGGAGACAAACTTAGAGGCTCAGAGGCAAGCCTGTGCTGCTGCCATAGCAGAGAATATGAAGCTAAAAGAAAGATTACATTTGTATGAAATGAAGTATGGTGTTTTGTGA